ATGGAAGTGAACACCGAAAGATATGGTGAAATTTATGGAGTTGACATATCCGCAATTAGAGAAGCACAAGCACGCATCAGCCCATTTATACACACAACTCCAGTCCTAACATCAGAAACTCTGAATTGTATTGCTGGAAGAAAACTTTACTTTAAATGTGAGTGTtttcagaaagggtaagaagaTCTTGACATTTTACTCTTGGATTATCAACTAAAGACAGGATATAAATTGATGAACAATAATAATCTGTTCCCCGAATATGTTACGTAATAATTTCATCAATCTTATATTTCTCTAAAATGAAATGGATTTGACCAAGTAATCATTATTTATCATCTATTGCTTAACAGTGGAGCTTTTAAATTCAGAGGTGCCTCAAATGCCATCCTTTCACTTGATAATGATCAGGCAGCTAAAGGGGTCGTAACCCATAGTAGGTTGGTTGTAGAGCTAAGTTGATTTTTAAGTTAATTATTCTAACTTAATTATTATCTAAGCATTCCCTGATCTTATCTTCGAAATAGTGGAAATCATGCTGCCGCGCTTTCTTTGGCTGCAAAATTACGTGGCATCCCAGCTTATATAGTTATACCAAAGAATGCTCCAAGTTGCAAGGTTGAGAATGTTAATCGCTATGGTGGTCAGATTATATGGAGTGAGGCCACCATGCAGTCTAGAGAAGAGACTGCAAGTAGGGTATTGCAGGAGACTGGTGCAGTGCTGCTTCACCCATATAATGACAAGTGGATTATATGGTACTGTGGTGAGATGTACATCATTTGTAAGCTAAACAGATAATATGAAACAATATAGTCTGATAATTCTGTTTGTCTTATAATATGATTGGATTTCTGAGACAATATGGCATGTTCATTTAATAAGAGGCGGCATTGCACAACTTTATAAGGGTTATTACAACCTACTAAAGCCTCTCTTTCTCTTTTTATAGTAGTAGGACATTGTGAACAACAAGCCATGACATGCATCTGAAAGTTCGTTTTTATGCACTTGACATGATTGCACTTTATCCTGGTCTCATATTCGCAAGAAATGCAAACCAGAAATTATTCTGTACACAGGAATTCTTCTTGATTCTGTAGTAAATAGTAATAAAACAGTTGGTACAACTTTAATTACAGTCTTTTACTTGTCCATTCAGTACCTCACGAAAGTCCTCCTTACCTGTCTATTCTAACCCCCAACACGTAAAGTTAATCAAGAATACGCCTAAGTGGTTATGTTTGTAGAGTTTTACATATTATTGACAATACGATGATCATGTTTGTGCATATTGCACAATGCACTCTGAGACATCTTTGGTGGTTTTGCAGTGGCCAGGGTACCATATCATTGGAGCTTCTCAAGCAAGCGCCACTAGTTGACACTATAATAGTCCCAATAAGTGGTATGTCACTTTTGAAGTGGTTTAGGAAGGAATGAAGGATGATGTTTTGAAATCTTTATTCATTTTTTAATGTTTTACATGTAAAACTAGGTGGTGGTTTGATATCAGGAGTGGCATTAGCTGCCAAGTCCATTAATCCAAATATTCGGATTTTCGCGGCTGAACCCAGGGGAGCAAATGATGCAGCTCAATCCAAAGCAGCTGGTAGAATTATAACTTTGTCTGAAACGAACACCATAGCTGACGGTCTTCGAGCTTCTCTTGGGGATCTTACCTGGTATATGTTATCCTGATATTACTAACTGAGTTTTGACTAACTCTTCCTATGTATAATTGCTTCCTACCAGATTCAACTATTTGAGTTTGACTAACCCTTCCTATTTGTTACTGATTTACACTGGATTCAATGTCCAAGTCTAAATCATATGCAAACCTATAAACATATGTAATAAGTATGCTGCTAGGGGGCATCTAACGCTTTAAGTTCGAAAGAGATAGTTTTTTCCTTTTGAAAAATAAACCCTCAATAACTCTATTTGTACTTGTCAAGTAACGTAATAAGTAAAGGGAACACAATCTGAAATAAGATGTGAGAAAGCTAGGTTGAGTCAACTGATAGTTTGAGTAGCTTTTATCCAGTGTACATAtcttaaattttaattttaggcATGCAGCAAGTGCACAAGTCTACTGCATACTCCTTGTTTTTTGGGCATTTAATGTTTCGAATGAATCATTATTGTTCATGTACTTTCTTCCTAAACAATGAATAAAAGTTATCCTAAGCATGGTGTTGTTGAACCATTCTCGTGGAAGAGATAATGTCGCCATGTAGGGAATTGCAGTAACATTGAACTTATGTACTGCTTTAGTTTTAGGTTTTATTCTTGACGTTCCTATTTGTTCTTTTACTGACCTCTGTTAAGGTCGTGCTTGCAACAAAAAAATTTTTCAAGATCATCTTAAGTTTCCACTATTGCAAATTTTTCTTCAGGTTACTGATGATGTGATTTGACATGCAGGCCTATCGTCCGAGATTTTGTTGATGACGTCATAGTTGTGGAGGATAAGGAAATAATAAAAGCCATGCGACTCTGTTATGAAATTCTCAAGGTTGCAGTAGAGCCTAGCGGAGCCATAGGTCTTGCAGCAGTTCTATCCGATAGTTTTAGAGGCAATCCTGCTTGGAAGGACTGCCACCATATTGGAATTGTCCTTTCAGGAGGAAATCTTGATCTGGGTGCTCTCTGGGATTCTCTCTGTTGATAAGTCGAGAAGAAGCTTCAGTTCCTACAGAAAGAGGCCTCTGTCTTTCTCTTAAATGATTGAAGCAAACCTCTTCACGATATTTTCCCTTCTTACTTGGCAAAATAGTTGTCATTTAGCTATCTGTTTACGTTCACGTGTTTGAACGAGTATTCCATTTCGTCTTATGACAAGAATACGAGCTCCTCGGAAAGTTTGTGTTGTCATTAAAGTTTATGCAATTGGAAGTTGGATACTCATTGTTATCAAATTGGAAAACATATATAAATCTGAACTGTTGTGCTGTTAGTCATTGTTATGATTGATAGAGAAATTTCAAAACCATTTTAGAATCCCTCCTTATGCAAGTTTACAGGATTGTAACCAGTGAAACAAACACAAGTGACTGGCAAGGATTAAAACTGAGACAACAAACAATTACCCTGTAAGCACTCAGCATCAAAACTCAGAAATATCTTTGTGAAAAACACAAAGTTTCAACTTCAAGCAGCTGAAACAGACACTCAAAACCAAATATCTACTTGACTAAGCTTTAAGCCTCGTCTTCATAAGCCTTTTCATCTTCTTCGTCTTCATCTTCCTCGTAATCACCTTCTTCATCAGCAGTTGCATCTTGATATTGTTGGTATTCTGATACTAGGTCATTCATGTTGCTCTCTGCTTCAGTGAACTCCATTTCATCCATCCCCTCTCCAGTGTACCAATGCAGGAAAGCTTTCCTGCGGAACATAGCTGTGAATTGCTCACTGACCCTCCTAAACATCTCCTGAATTGATGTTGAATTTCCGATAAACGTTGAGGCCATCTTCAAACCTACAGGAGGAATGTCACAGACAGTTGACTTCACATTGTTGGGGATCCATTCAACAAAGTACGATGAGTTCTTGTTCTGCACATTGATCATTTGCTCATCAACTTCCTTGGTGCTCATTTTGCCACGGAACATGGCAGAAGCAGTAAGATATCGACCATGTCTAGGATCTGCAGCACACATCATGTTCTTTGAATCCCACATTTGCTGAGTAAGTTCAGGAACAGTAAGGGCACGGTACTGCTGTGAGCCTCGAGATGTAAGGGGTGCAAAGCCAACCATGAAGAAGTGTAGTCTAGGGAATGGAATCAGGTTAACAGCAAGCTTCCGCAGATCAGAGTTAAGCTGACCAGGAAAACGCAGGCAGCAAGTGACACCACTCATGGTGGCagaaatcaagtgattcaagtcTCCAACTATGCCAAAAAAACCAGTCTATTAAAACCACATCAACATGTTTAAAATATGCAACTTATCATACAGAGTGACTTACAACTGGGAGTGGTTAGCTTGAGAGTCCGAAAACAGATATCATACAGAGCTTCATTATCCAAGACCATACACTCATCAGCATTCTCGACGAGCTGATGCACAGACAATGTGGCATTATAAGGCTCCACCACCGTATCAGACACCTTAGGCGATGGAAAAACAGAGAAAGTCATCATCATCCGATCTGGATACTCCTCCCTTATCTTCGATATCAGCAAGGTCCCCATTCCTGACCCCGTCCCTCCTCCCAGCGAATGACAAACCTGAAACCCTATAAATTTAACAATAAACACAGTTCAGTTACGATAAATTCAACTACAAAAAATATCGATGCTCAGCCAAATAGTTAATGATTTCTTAAGAATTTTTGAAATTATAGTTCTGTCACTGCTTATAAAGCAAGGATACGGGTGCGGGGATGCGGGGATGCATGAATTCGGTAAATAAAATAATACGAGGATTCGGGTGCGGGGGATACGGCacatatatttattataaatatatatttgatgTTATAAATGATGAAATCTATTAACAAAACTAATAGTTTTATTCAAATTgtatcaaatacatgatataagcgtatataaaacaagaatttaaactaaaattacttatatatgtagcataaatattaaaaaaattatgaattttagTTGAGAATTTTTAAGAATATTGAACATCGGAGTGTTCCCGAGAATCCGAGTATCCGATACGGGGGTGCGTGAGGATACGGGGATTCGTTGGGTGACCGAAGAATCCCTGCTTTCTAACAAGTCATAACTAGTATTCAGTACAGCATAAGAAACAACACTAAAAAAATAAATACCTTGGAGGCAATCACAATTCTCAGCTTCCTTACGAACGACATCAAGAACAGAATCAATGAGCTCAGCTCCTTCAGTATAATGTCCTTTGGCCCAGTTATTCCCAGCTCCAGACTGCCCGAACACAAAGTTATCAGGTCGAAAAATCTGACCATAAGGCCCAGAGCGAACACTATCCATAGTACCAGGTTCAAGGTCCATGAGAACTGCACGAGGAACAAAACGACCACAGCTAGCTTCATTGTAGTAAACATTGATGCGCTCAAGTTGCAGCTCAGAGTCACCATTGTATCGGCCAGTTGAGTCGATACCGTGCTCAGCACAGACCACTTCCCAGAACTTGGCTCCGATTTGGTTCCCACATTGGCCTCCTTGGATGTGTAGTATCTCTctcatttttaaaaataaaatgtcTGTGAATGTACAGGGATGAATATATGATGCGAGATTGAGTAGAAAATGAGCTTTGTAGGTGGTGGACTCGTGGTCCTCTTACGGTGTTAGTGGTCGTAAAGTTCACTCAACCAGCGTTTGCACGTGAAATTTCAAGATTCGGAACtaaaatatgtaaaaaaaaatCATTGAATTTTTCCTCGACCTCCGCTAAAGAGGCAAAAACTCAACCACCGCCCCAACCCTTTGTTGGAATCAAGCCTGCGagttttcaaaaaaaatcataaaGACATATCGAAGATGTTTATGTAACTTCAACTTGAGGCCAGTCCTTCTGTGTGGACGAAGATGGCTATAATTAGATCTGGCAATACTGACAGACGTGAACACGGTACGAAACGACACGAATAATTAGTGTTTGAGTTCGAATatttggtacacgaacacgaaaaaaCACGAATACAAGTAGTGCTGAGTTTGAGTTTCCAATATAGGTACTCGACACGGAACGAAAGTACacggaataaataaataattaaatttttaaaaatatataatatacatatatatactaaataCCAAATGTGGATTTTACCTAATCTAAATaacatatttataattataaatactaaaatatatattattgttCCTTGACTACGTGAGTGAACATTTCACCATTTAATTATCTGTTACattttttaacaattaatattTTTCGTATATAATTCGTGTACTTTAGTGTATTAAACCGGGTAAACACGAATATATTAGTTTCGGGTTAGTGTCACCAAATTGGTACACGAATGCAAATCCGGGTCGGGGTCGGGTTCTTATGACCTAGGGGTTGCAAGTCAGCTAGTTTAGTACACGAAAACACGAAAGTAAACGGAACGTTTGTACACGCCACGTAACGTTGCTAGGTCTAGCTATAATGCAAAAGTAATTATTCTCTGAAAAATGTATTGTACCTTCTGCAAAGTGCAATGCAATGCAATCATACTATACTATGATGAAATGAACTAAACTTGCTTTTCACTCCTTATAATGAACTCAAGATTGCTTCAAAGAAGGGATACATTCTATACTCTAACTACAGACTGTGACCCTGCGAGACTTGCAGATCAATCTACCGTATAATCACATCCTTTTATTAGTAAAACTGTGACCCTGCGAGACTTGCAGATCAATCTACTGTATAATCAAACTAACTCGTGTTCTGAAATCACCAACAATGTCCCTCAAGACTAGAAGTAATAGGTACAAAACAGCCCTAATACGAAATTAGGGCTTCATAAAGTGACCAGGACACTCCTTCTCTAAATGCAAATTCACAAGCTTTAGAGAACAGGGGTTGCTTCCAGACATGAACTAATCCCAGCAGACACTGCAAAACGTACATTTTCTACTCGATATACAGTTTACACAGGTTGCAGATGCAACCAACAGCGCCAGTTTGACAGATCAAAGCAGGAAAGTATTAGTTCCCCAGTCATTTTTAGCCGCAATAACAATATATGACAATTTTATGGAGGTCTCCCTTATACTCTACTACAAATTGACACACACGGAGGAAGAGACAAAGACCTCTTAATATGTTATGATAGCAGTTCTTCATGTCAATATATCCAAATACCAGTAATATCCATATAATAAGAAGCATCAAAGAAATGATAATAACAAAAACTGTCAGTTGGCTAACATACCAggaaatatttaaaatttaagaaCACGAGAGATATAACATAAACTAATATTCGCTCCTTGACAGGATCATCCTCAGATTTGGAGGCCACAAATGCACAGTCCTTGATATCAGCATTCTTAGTAATTAAAGCAGCGTCATCCCTGCCTCAAGAAGAGAATCGAGATCCATCTCGAGAGACTTGACTTCAGTTGCAGGACCAGAAAGGCCACATGTGAAAACCATTCCAGAGTTTAAAGTACTATTCTCAACTCGTTCCTCTGGCACAGTTCCAATATTTTGGATCTTATACAGATCCTGAAGTGGAAGACCACGGTGTGTGTCCACAGGTCTTTTAGGCTCGTCGATATGGTCAAGAGCTTCATAAAGAGTAGGACCCTTGTACCAAGACAGTCTTGCAGACCGCTGAATCATGTAGTCACCCTCGAGTGCAGAAATAGGAATAAAAGGAATTCTGCCAGCTTCATACCCAACCTTCTTCAAGTAGGAAGAGACTGCCTTCCTAATTTTAAGATACCTAGCCTTGGAGTAATTTGGGGTGGTGGCATCCATCTACAGGAGTAAGCATACCATATTAATCAAAACCCGAAATAAGATAAGAAATTATATTAACAACAGAATTAGCTTTCACCTTGTTACAACAACATATCATTTCCTTGACACCAAGGGTATGAGCAAGCAAAGCATATCCAAGAGTCTGACCTTCCTCGGAAATACCAAATTCAAAAACACCACTAATGGAGTCAATTACGAGGATAGCACAATCCACCTGAAATGTACCAGTACCAATAATCATATTTGTGATTAAGTGGCGATGTCCAGGGGCATCAAAGACTGTGCAGTAGTACTTCAATGTTTCAAACTTCCATAAGGAAATATCAATGGTAAAACCGCGTTCATGCTCAGCCTTGATCTTATCAAGCATCCACGCATACTTGGATGACTTCTTGTTCCCCTCGGTAGCCTCATTCTTCAATCTTTGAAGATAGTGATTGCTAATACGACCAAGCCGGTGGACCAAGTGACCAGTTGTGGTTGATTTCCCAGAGTTGACATGGCCAATAACTATAATATTGATGTGAACCTTTTCCTCCGTATCAAAAAGTGGATTGTTAGACTTAACTCTTGTTTCCAGACTAGATGAGCCAAAAGTTACAACCATTCCAGGCTTTCGAACACGAGTCTTAACTCCTCCTACTGGCACAGTTCTCACAGATCTAGTCTTGTATACTTCCTGAAGTGGATGACAATTGAGTTCGTCTGAGGGACATTTAAGCTCAATTAACAACTCGAGGGCTTGATAAAGAGTTGGCCCCCGGTACCAAGACAGTCTTGTGGAACTCTCAATAACATTGTCACCCTCAAGTCCATAAATGGGGACAAAAGGAATTTCATTAGGGTCATACCCAACCTCCATCAAACATGAAGAGACTTCCTTCTTAATCTCATCATACCTTGCCTCGGAATATAAAAGGGTGGTGGCATCCATCTATAGAAGACAACATTACATTATGTTACAGTAATACGGTACTTGAGACgaagaaaaaatattattttaacgtATACTTTATTGATTATTACTTCATCGAGGTTAAACTGTATGAAGATCAATAATATAAAAACGGAGTTCAGATTCACCTTGTTACAACAACAAATCATTTGCTTGACACCAAGGGCATAAGCAAGCAAAGCATGTTCACGAGTCTGACCTCCCTTAGAAATACCAGCTTCAAAACCACCAACAGTGGAGTCAATTACGAGAACAGCAAAATCAGCCTGAGATGTAGCAACAATCATGTTCTTAACAAAGTCGCGATGTCCAGGAGCATCAATAATCGTGCAGTAACACCTCGAGGTTTCAAACTGCCACATGGCAATATCAGCATTGAGCTTGTTAAGCACCCAAGAATACTTAAACGTCTTCTTGTTCGCCTCAGCAGCCTCATTCTCCGATCCTTCACTATGATCTATACCAGTACCACAAAGCTGGTTGATCAAATGGCGAATAATGGTTGATTTTCCAGCCAATAACTACAATTTTAACATAACCTTTTTCTCCTTCATAGTAAAAGGTTGATCGTCAGAGTTAGATGCAGCAGTCGTCATATCAACAAAAAACCTGGAATCAATCAATTATCATATTAGGGTTTGTCTAGTACATATTAAGCACCAAATTGGAGTGTTCCAAATTGGAGTGTTTTTATTGGTAAAATTGATATAACACAACATAATCACGTAATATAAACGATAGAAAACTTGCTTTGAATAAACAAAATCGCTTACAAATTCAATCCAAATAAACCCACGTATGAAtaaggaaaaaaaaaagaaaaattcacCTATATTATGAAGACAGCTCAATATTAGGGCAATGGCCCATAAAATTATAATTTAGGGGAAAGGCCCCAAAATTTCATAATATTAATATAGGTCCCTTTTATCACTAAAAACGTATTTTTATCTgtgttttttttaaatatatttatattttgtgttttattaattttcaaatattttatttattttttaaaaaaaaatattttttcaacaTGCATGTCAATAATGCAGAAAGGAGATTTGCAAATACGTTTACTATGGATAAACTAGTATATAACTCGgtcattttattattatatattgtAAATTGTAATTGTAACAATATGTTAATTCTAGATATCGATCttatattatttgaataataatatttaatattatatttaacaGTACTCATTAATTTAATTTGACGGCTCAAGATTGAGTGATCAAGGAACAAcgaccaaatttttaatgtttcatttttaatataatagtatagatagatatatAGAAAGAAAAAAATGTGCTACTCAGCAAAATTAAGAGGCCCATTACAAGGCCTAGGAGGCCCATTTAGAAAAGCTAATAATTTTTATTTGAAGTTATTAATGTATGCATATGTTTCGTTTTTGATACTAGCTTAAATCCTGTATGATGTATTGTTTttgttattatttaatttttttatttatctcgtcatattatagttttaaaatatttatataaatatatagtaattataaatttataataataataataggataacatgtgatcgtagtttagtaggataaataAACCATAATTTAAGAATTTAGGAGTTTAGCGAATATATaccactatttatttattttttaataataagaTAAGTTTAACGGATATATAACATTATTTATTTACCTTTTTAATAACCAAGATTAAGGGATTACTATTAAACCAAATTATACACCatttattatagtatagtatataTAGTATAGATTAAGAGTCATTTTTATAAGTTGTGATTTTCTGAATCCTTTGTTTCCAAATTTTAGGATTTAAGGAGCATTTTTCTCGATATAAAGctagtaaaaaaaattattgtaattttttgattataagttataaatggtatggagagagggagagagtatacaattaaataaataaattaatgcGTATAAAATTATACCACTGAATGGAGAACGAacaatttaaattaaaataaaataaagagtattttttttgcaaaaatgcgatttttattttttttgtaaaaaatcgttttttttttattttcatttgCAAAAATACGTTCAtgttttttttgcaaaaatacggtttTGTAACTCATTGATGCAATCTCATATGCAACAGATACAATCTTAATTGCAACCAACAAAAATTTTAGTATTTTTCAAATAAGTTGCGTATATGGTTGATTGCAAACAGTCTTTTTTATATGTTTTTTcaaaaaattgttaaattataaaaaaaactttcccaccaaagacagattgttgagcagggtcagaaatctgtcacagatttcagtgagactttcatcaggcttagcctcaaagtgttcatattcttgaatcagaacagcccttctATTTTTCTTGATgaccatggttccttgacattgagattcaagagcatcccagatcttcttggcagtcttgtaggctataaccctgtttgacatcacaaaatcaagactattatgcaaaatgtttcttacctttgcatctttcagcacatcTACTTTATCTTCTGGTGTCCACTTAGTCTTCTCCTTTAgctgatagtgttcagcaacagtaggagttgcaggcaccagttttgttggcatgtatgATCCATCATTAATCACGTCGaaataatctggatctgtagttTCAAGGTGCATgaacatcttcaccttccatgtatGATACccagtctttttcagaatgggaattttaatactttcatacttgttcagagacatgtttagatcgtttctgattgtaaatttatcagtgatctctgataccaattgttgcccagtaaagatacaattgtttaaggggggttggatacaattgtatcaatgtttcgaacaagtaataaaatataacagctttttatatttctaataaaaaatgttacaaaatcctctcaagaaatactgatgttcttgagagctgctaggtcgaatgatactcgagagATCGATCCACTAAGTGATGACCTcaactgtgtttatatactacacagctacaacaaatcaatctaagatatgcattatcaaaagctaactgaaactgatacatatctacAACTCGATAGATAAattcctataactcagacgtaaaagatattTGCTCCACATTACAAGGAACAAAACAAATCCTTTAAGCAGACCGTCTTCAAATAATGATGACATCCAAATGTTGATGACgtatcaaatcctgatgacacatcagatactgatgacacccgaacaatCAGATCCTGAatttcttctgatcattgagaattcaatatgtaacaactCCTACCTCAGTTTATGCGATTGGGATTTCTTAACAGATTATAATGTTGTCATTTTCAGTGATGTTGGTGCAGTTAGGGAGAGAAAGATCGAGAGGAGGAATTGTGATCAAGGAAGTCAGTCAAACTGTAGATGCTAAAAGACATGTTCTAAGGTTCGAAGCTATTCTAAATGCTGACACGAGGTATAGGGGAAAAGAGAAAGTTGATGAAACTTCACGGCTTGAACTAGAAAAATCAAACTCTAACTCCGAAGTCTTAGCCCCCGGCAAAGCTCATGTTGCAGATAGTCCGGTAAAAACTGATGAAAGTAtaaaattaacctctgacattgctcaagttaaagaaaaTGTAGTTCAACCAGTCACGACCTCTGATACTACTATGTTGATGACAATACTGCTCGAGACATAAAAGCTGGAAGAAGACTCAAATTATGATACAGAGGGCTCAAAAGCTGATAAGACAGAGCTAACTTTtgaagagaagaaaaagctaCTCTGGGGCAGCAAGACAACAGCACCAAAGAGAGATTCTTCaaagaatattaattaaatttatagtGGTAACTCACAAGCTATAATGGCTGGCCGAAAAGGTGGCCCGGGTCTTCCAAATGTTGATAATTACACAGGAAATGCTTTAATTCTAAGGGAGCAAGGGAATTTGACCAGAATCGGTGAAAATGTGAAGCTTGACGATTTACAGAAGACCATCTCAATTCAAATTGTGCTTGATATAAATAAGCCAAAAGAAGATATGTTATGTTTTCTTGACTCAGGTAAAAGGTTGAAGATCTCACAGGAACAGATGAGGGACAAACCATGGCAGGAGTTGGAATATATCATAACTTTGTTGAAAGTCATCAACTCTATAACTACAAGGTGGTCTGTTTGTCTGAAGGACTTGGTATCCAGAAAACAGAAAAGAATGTTCATCAAATCCAAATACATTACAAAATACATTAATAAAGATGGTCACACTATTAACATGCCTATCAGATGAGCTAGGGTAACTACTTTTATTGGAATAAGAGTTCTCACTTTTAATCTAGATGGTAAGAAAGTCGGGTTTCTGGAGTTAGATGACTTGTCACTTGGTAGATCCAACATTCATGACCTCAGAGCAACTATTTATCAAAATAATGAATCTACTAAAGTGCTGAAGGATATCAAACATAGAATGAAGATGTATTTGAATGTGCTTGAAGAAAACTTactcagaaaattctttgataatgctactggttttgcCAATGTTCGAGATTGAAAGTTAAAGCCTGTTACACCGATAGTAAGACtgtatatatgtttatatttatgcatttagatagttttgacatcatacATTAGGAACTTGTACATAATTGTTTAATGCACAAGTCGGGgggattgttagatataattgatgatatcatcATTTAGAACTATCAGAGTTTACCATTACAGTTTACTGACCGGAAGAGATCAGAGTTTATCAAGCCATCAATGTTTGACagatcagagtttaatatcagcaTTTGTTCATCAACATCTGTCAAGACTGATTTTCAATAAGTAATTGATTTTATCTAGAAGACTTTGATTTGTAGAGATATGTCGGTGTATGACTTTACttattgtagcaatcaatagttGGATATGTACTAGGATTTCTTATTTATGTATATCATATCAACTGATTGATTGTGTAAATGTGCAGTATAGAAGCACATATTAGGTTAATACTTAATGTGTCGAACAttattttatcatacacataCCCTAGCAATTCTCAAAGATATCTGTTTATTatttgagagagttttgtaattagtttttatttataaatataaaaactattcttATGAGTTGAGTACATCATTTCGAATTGATTGTTATAACTGTATTCACCTCCCCTCTACAATTGATTTAAGGTCTAACAAGTTAGGCCCAACTTCTT
This sequence is a window from Apium graveolens cultivar Ventura chromosome 9, ASM990537v1, whole genome shotgun sequence. Protein-coding genes within it:
- the LOC141683449 gene encoding tubulin beta-9 chain, encoding MREILHIQGGQCGNQIGAKFWEVVCAEHGIDSTGRYNGDSELQLERINVYYNEASCGRFVPRAVLMDLEPGTMDSVRSGPYGQIFRPDNFVFGQSGAGNNWAKGHYTEGAELIDSVLDVVRKEAENCDCLQGFQVCHSLGGGTGSGMGTLLISKIREEYPDRMMMTFSVFPSPKVSDTVVEPYNATLSVHQLVENADECMVLDNEALYDICFRTLKLTTPSFGDLNHLISATMSGVTCCLRFPGQLNSDLRKLAVNLIPFPRLHFFMVGFAPLTSRGSQQYRALTVPELTQQMWDSKNMMCAADPRHGRYLTASAMFRGKMSTKEVDEQMINVQNKNSSYFVEWIPNNVKSTVCDIPPVGLKMASTFIGNSTSIQEMFRRVSEQFTAMFRRKAFLHWYTGEGMDEMEFTEAESNMNDLVSEYQQYQDATADEEGDYEEDEDEEDEKAYEDEA
- the LOC141683450 gene encoding serine racemase; its protein translation is MEVNTERYGEIYGVDISAIREAQARISPFIHTTPVLTSETLNCIAGRKLYFKCECFQKGGAFKFRGASNAILSLDNDQAAKGVVTHSSGNHAAALSLAAKLRGIPAYIVIPKNAPSCKVENVNRYGGQIIWSEATMQSREETASRVLQETGAVLLHPYNDKWIICGQGTISLELLKQAPLVDTIIVPISGGGLISGVALAAKSINPNIRIFAAEPRGANDAAQSKAAGRIITLSETNTIADGLRASLGDLTWPIVRDFVDDVIVVEDKEIIKAMRLCYEILKVAVEPSGAIGLAAVLSDSFRGNPAWKDCHHIGIVLSGGNLDLGALWDSLC
- the LOC141683447 gene encoding elongation factor 1-alpha-like — its product is MWQFETSRCYCTIIDAPGHRDFVKNMIVATSQADFAVLVIDSTVGGFEAGISKGGQTREHALLAYALGVKQMICCCNKMDATTLLYSEARYDEIKKEVSSCLMEVGYDPNEIPFVPIYGLEGDNVIESSTRLSWYRGPTLYQALELLIELKCPSDELNCHPLQEVYKTRSVRTVPVGGVKTRVRKPGMVVTFGSSSLETRVKSNNPLFDTEEKVHINIIVIGHVNSGKSTTTGHLVHRLGRISNHYLQRLKNEATEGNKKSSKYAWMLDKIKAEHERGFTIDISLWKFETLKYYCTVFDAPGHRHLITNMIIGTGTFQVDCAILVIDSISGVFEFGISEEGQTLGYALLAHTLGVKEMICCCNKMDATTPNYSKARYLKIRKAVSSYLKKVGYEAGRIPFIPISALEGDYMIQRSARLSWYKGPTLYEALDHIDEPKRPVDTHRGLPLQDLYKIQNIGTVPEERVENSTLNSGMVFTCGLSGPATEVKSLEMDLDSLLEAGMTLL